A portion of the Gasterosteus aculeatus chromosome 12, fGasAcu3.hap1.1, whole genome shotgun sequence genome contains these proteins:
- the ercc5 gene encoding DNA excision repair protein ERCC-5 isoform X3: MGVHGLWRLLETTGKPINPETLEGKILAVDISIWLNQAVKGVRDRDGNSVQNAHLLTLFHRICKLLFFRIRPIFVFDGDAPLLKRQTLAVRRQRKEELSRESKETNEKLLKTFLKRQAVKAALGDHSKDPLPSLSTVRRDEVDDMYVLPALPASEEAEKSSSEEDEELEQTDDGYQMYQGDSHGDPNSVDINSEEFTGLPPEMKHEILKDMKEFAKRRRTMYHKPPERSGEFSNYQLAGLLQRNHLNQRLRGVEKEMSQQSAGGAPQLGQRDGEEQGRSVESQRLVSEDYSHYILIKGSKTKEAAPESRPAAAAWSGSSAAGGSRRAADRPEPLWRPPCEAKAQVPGPSSAEPKASASQPSRGDASPPSPRTLEAIRAAMNDSSEEEEGETADRDQMDGSVSPRTRLAIQRALAEEEDTEHRTLLFSSPAGAPADIRRAVPPVVVSSSEEEGEPDGGMLPRENRDFAVKRSLLAGGSGDETGAAAVRRNEATAQKPNDRGADSEQKKQPTEETRRGSRGHTEKQQATTTEANCAAAFGRNTLSSNLSAQPGGEPLSGEAQKPPGPLKQRSDEAVEAAEERKGDDVKSEGREESESEESFIEVSDEELKEGGADGSLVMAGQKGSPPEACKDETKPEERPDDGLEKALSPAAASEEEEEEEEEEEEEEEEEDDTERQTELKDGTETESTSTHAINEWEHFDVEELEALESSLQVEQSNLRELKQQQERMANTVTGQMHLESQELLRLFGVPFMVAPMEAEAQCAALDRADHTNGTITDDSDVWLFGGRHVYRNFFSQDKYVEHYQYSDLQNQLGLDRTKLINLAYLLGSDYTEGVPGVGYVTGMEILNEFPGSGLEPLTQFSEWWSEVQEKKRLVADPRDTKVKKKLKALKLYPGFPNPAVAQAYLQPAVDQSDNFFSWGRPQPDLIKEFCLNRFGWSSRRTEEALMPVIKQLSSQQLQFDRAAVAVRHSTATETGV; this comes from the exons ATGGGAGTGCATGGACtgtggaggctgctggagacCACGGGGAAGCCCATCAACCCCGAGACCCTGGAGGGAAAGATCCTGGCCGTCG ACATCAGCATATGGCTGAACCAGGCCGTGAAGGGGGTGAGGGACCGCGACGGCAACAGCGTCCAAAACGCCCACCTGCTCACTCTCTTCCACCGCATCTGTAAGCTGCTCTTCTTCCGCATCAGGCCGATCTTTGTGTTTGACGGGGACGCGCCGCTGCTGAAGAGACAGACCCTG gcggtgaggaggcagaggaaagAGGAGTTGAGCCGGGAGTCCAAAGAGACTAATGAGAAACTCCTGAAGACGTTCCTGAAGAGACAGGCTGTCAAAGCTGCACTTGGAGACcacag TAAGGATCCTCTTCCCAGCCTCTCCACTGTGAGGAGAGATGAGGTTGACGACATGTATGTTCTACCGGCCCTGccagcttcagaggaggctgaaAAAAGCAG ttcagaggaggacgaggagttGGAGCAGACGGATGACGGCTATCAGATGTATCAG GGAGACTCGCACGGGGACCCAAACTCCGTGGACATCAACTCGGAGGAGTTCACCGGCCTGCCTCCTGAAATGAAACACGAGATACTCAAAGACATGAAAGAGTTTGCCAAAAGACGCCGTACCATGTACCACAAACCCCCAGAG CGGTCAGGAGAATTTTCCAACTACCAGTTGGCCGGCCTGCTGCAGAGGAACCACCTGAATCAGCGTCTGCGCGGCGTGGAGAAAGAGATGAGCCAGCAGAGCGCCGGCGGCGCTCCGCAGCTCGGCCAACGCGACGGGGAGGAGCAGGGTCGCAGCGTGGAGTCCCAGCGGCTGGTTTCAGAGGACTACTCTCACTACATCCTTATTAAAG GCTCCAAAACGAAGGAGGCGGCGCCCGAGAGCCGACCGGCAGCTGCGGCTTGGTCCGGCAGCTCGGCGGCAGGCGGCTCCAGGCGAGCGGCAGACCGGCCCGAGCCCCTGTGGCGTCCGCCCTGTGAGGCAAAGGCACAAGTGCCGGGTCCGTCGTCCGCGGAACCCAAAGCCTCCGCGTCCCAACCGAGCCGGGGAGACGCGTCGCCGCCCTCGCCCCGTACACTGGAGGCGATCCGGGCTGCGATGAACGAcagctcagaggaggaggagggggagacggcggACCGGGACCAGATGGATGGCAGCGTGTCCCCGCGTACCCGGCTGGCGATCCAACGAGCTctagctgaggaggaggacaccgaGCACAGGACTCTGCTCTTTAGCTCACCTGCTGGAGCGCCGGCCGACATCCGCCGCGCTGTCCCGCCAGTTGTAGTCAGCAGCTCCGAGGAGGAGGGCGAACCCGATGGCGGGATGCTGCCTCGTGAGAACCGTGACTTCGCGGTGAAACGCAGTTTGCTCGCCGGCGGCTCCGGAGACGAGACGGGGGCCGCGGCTGTTCGGAGAAATGAAGCGACGGCGCAAAAGCCCAACGACAGAGGAGCGGACTCGGAACAGAAAAAACAGCCGACAGAGGAAACGCGGCGGGGAAGTAGAGGCCACACGGAGAAACAACAAGCCACGACCACAGAGGCGAACTGTGCTGCTGCCTTCGGTCGGAACACGTTGTCCAGCAATCTCTCTGCTCAGCCAGGTGGGGAACCCCTCAGCGGCGAGGCCCAAAAGCCCCCCGGGCCGTTAAAGCAGAGGAGCGACGAGGCGGTCGAGGCcgcggaggagaggaaaggagacgacGTGAAGTCGGAGGGCCGTGAGGAGAGCGAGTCAGAAG agaGCTTCATCGAGGTGTCGGACGAAGAATTGAAAGAGGGCGGTGCAGACGGTTCACTTGTAATGGCTGGACAGAAAGGATCTCCACCTGAGGCCTGTAAAGATGAGACCAAGCCAGAAGAAAGACCAGATGACGGTTTGGAGAAGGCTCTcagtccagctgctgcttcggaggaggaggaggaggaggaggaggaggaggaggaagaggaggaagaagaagacgacacagagagacagactgagTTAAAGGACGGAACAGAGACAGAATCCACCTCAACTCACGCAATAAATGAATGGGAACACTTTGACGTG gaggagctggaggctctggagagctctctgcaggtggagcagagcAACCTGAGGGAgctgaaacagcagcaggagaggatGGCGAACACGGTCACCGGGCAGATGCACCTGGAGAGCCAG GAGCTGCTGCGGCTGTTCGGCGTGCCGTTCATGGTGGCGCCGATGGAGGCCGAGGCGCAGTGTGCCGCGCTGGACCGCGCTGACCACACCAACGGGACCATCACGGACGACTCGGACGTGTGGCTGTTTGGGGGGAGACACGTCTACAGGAACTTCTTCAGCCAGGACAAATATGTGGAACACTACCAGTACAGCGACCTGCAGAACCAACTGG GTCTGGACAGGACCAAACTGATAAACCTGGCGTACCTGCTGGGAAGTGACTACACAGAGGGCGTTCCGGGGGTCGGATATGTGACTGGCATGGAGATACTGAATGAGTTCCCAGGGTCCGGCCTGGAGCCACTCACACAGTTCAG TGAATGGTGGTCCGAGGTTCAGGAGAAGAAGCGCCTGGTGGCTGATCCTCGGGACACGAAGGTTAAGAAAAAGTTGAAGGCTCTGAAACTCTATCCTGGTTTCCCAAACCCGGCGGTGGCTCAGGCTTACCTGCAACCCGCCGTGGACCAGTCGGATAACTTCTTCAGCTGGGGACGCCCGCAGCCCGACTTGATCAAAGA ATTCTGTCTCAATCGCTTCGGCTGGAGCAgccggaggacggaggaggctCTTATGCCCGTGATCAAGCAGCTCAGCAGCCAGCAG CTCCAGTTTGACAGAGCAGCTGTTGCTGTACGTCACTCTACCGCAACAGAGACGGGTGTGTAA
- the ercc5 gene encoding DNA excision repair protein ERCC-5 isoform X2, with protein sequence MGVHGLWRLLETTGKPINPETLEGKILAVDISIWLNQAVKGVRDRDGNSVQNAHLLTLFHRICKLLFFRIRPIFVFDGDAPLLKRQTLAVRRQRKEELSRESKETNEKLLKTFLKRQAVKAALGDHSKDPLPSLSTVRRDEVDDMYVLPALPASEEAEKSSSEEDEELEQTDDGYQMYQGDSHGDPNSVDINSEEFTGLPPEMKHEILKDMKEFAKRRRTMYHKPPERSGEFSNYQLAGLLQRNHLNQRLRGVEKEMSQQSAGGAPQLGQRDGEEQGRSVESQRLVSEDYSHYILIKGSKTKEAAPESRPAAAAWSGSSAAGGSRRAADRPEPLWRPPCEAKAQVPGPSSAEPKASASQPSRGDASPPSPRTLEAIRAAMNDSSEEEEGETADRDQMDGSVSPRTRLAIQRALAEEEDTEHRTLLFSSPAGAPADIRRAVPPVVVSSSEEEGEPDGGMLPRENRDFAVKRSLLAGGSGDETGAAAVRRNEATAQKPNDRGADSEQKKQPTEETRRGSRGHTEKQQATTTEANCAAAFGRNTLSSNLSAQPGGEPLSGEAQKPPGPLKQRSDEAVEAAEERKGDDVKSEGREESESEESFIEVSDEELKEGGADGSLVMAGQKGSPPEACKDETKPEERPDDGLEKALSPAAASEEEEEEEEEEEEEEEEEDDTERQTELKDGTETESTSTHAINEWEHFDVEELEALESSLQVEQSNLRELKQQQERMANTVTGQMHLESQELLRLFGVPFMVAPMEAEAQCAALDRADHTNGTITDDSDVWLFGGRHVYRNFFSQDKYVEHYQYSDLQNQLGLDRTKLINLAYLLGSDYTEGVPGVGYVTGMEILNEFPGSGLEPLTQFSEWWSEVQEKKRLVADPRDTKVKKKLKALKLYPGFPNPAVAQAYLQPAVDQSDNFFSWGRPQPDLIKEFCLNRFGWSSRRTEEALMPVIKQLSSQQTQLRIDSFFRMEQREKQAIRSERLRRAVTCLKRKERREGEEEDEEGGSGEERPSPSTAKKGKEASKSPKEGAEPRPVAGGGFLGSQAILESPLPSLKEASSTRRESRSAKAAPQPAEAAPRRGSSSSEDSDGGADVAMVTARSIFEGSRRGRGAKSAGGRGGRRGKARGKKF encoded by the exons ATGGGAGTGCATGGACtgtggaggctgctggagacCACGGGGAAGCCCATCAACCCCGAGACCCTGGAGGGAAAGATCCTGGCCGTCG ACATCAGCATATGGCTGAACCAGGCCGTGAAGGGGGTGAGGGACCGCGACGGCAACAGCGTCCAAAACGCCCACCTGCTCACTCTCTTCCACCGCATCTGTAAGCTGCTCTTCTTCCGCATCAGGCCGATCTTTGTGTTTGACGGGGACGCGCCGCTGCTGAAGAGACAGACCCTG gcggtgaggaggcagaggaaagAGGAGTTGAGCCGGGAGTCCAAAGAGACTAATGAGAAACTCCTGAAGACGTTCCTGAAGAGACAGGCTGTCAAAGCTGCACTTGGAGACcacag TAAGGATCCTCTTCCCAGCCTCTCCACTGTGAGGAGAGATGAGGTTGACGACATGTATGTTCTACCGGCCCTGccagcttcagaggaggctgaaAAAAGCAG ttcagaggaggacgaggagttGGAGCAGACGGATGACGGCTATCAGATGTATCAG GGAGACTCGCACGGGGACCCAAACTCCGTGGACATCAACTCGGAGGAGTTCACCGGCCTGCCTCCTGAAATGAAACACGAGATACTCAAAGACATGAAAGAGTTTGCCAAAAGACGCCGTACCATGTACCACAAACCCCCAGAG CGGTCAGGAGAATTTTCCAACTACCAGTTGGCCGGCCTGCTGCAGAGGAACCACCTGAATCAGCGTCTGCGCGGCGTGGAGAAAGAGATGAGCCAGCAGAGCGCCGGCGGCGCTCCGCAGCTCGGCCAACGCGACGGGGAGGAGCAGGGTCGCAGCGTGGAGTCCCAGCGGCTGGTTTCAGAGGACTACTCTCACTACATCCTTATTAAAG GCTCCAAAACGAAGGAGGCGGCGCCCGAGAGCCGACCGGCAGCTGCGGCTTGGTCCGGCAGCTCGGCGGCAGGCGGCTCCAGGCGAGCGGCAGACCGGCCCGAGCCCCTGTGGCGTCCGCCCTGTGAGGCAAAGGCACAAGTGCCGGGTCCGTCGTCCGCGGAACCCAAAGCCTCCGCGTCCCAACCGAGCCGGGGAGACGCGTCGCCGCCCTCGCCCCGTACACTGGAGGCGATCCGGGCTGCGATGAACGAcagctcagaggaggaggagggggagacggcggACCGGGACCAGATGGATGGCAGCGTGTCCCCGCGTACCCGGCTGGCGATCCAACGAGCTctagctgaggaggaggacaccgaGCACAGGACTCTGCTCTTTAGCTCACCTGCTGGAGCGCCGGCCGACATCCGCCGCGCTGTCCCGCCAGTTGTAGTCAGCAGCTCCGAGGAGGAGGGCGAACCCGATGGCGGGATGCTGCCTCGTGAGAACCGTGACTTCGCGGTGAAACGCAGTTTGCTCGCCGGCGGCTCCGGAGACGAGACGGGGGCCGCGGCTGTTCGGAGAAATGAAGCGACGGCGCAAAAGCCCAACGACAGAGGAGCGGACTCGGAACAGAAAAAACAGCCGACAGAGGAAACGCGGCGGGGAAGTAGAGGCCACACGGAGAAACAACAAGCCACGACCACAGAGGCGAACTGTGCTGCTGCCTTCGGTCGGAACACGTTGTCCAGCAATCTCTCTGCTCAGCCAGGTGGGGAACCCCTCAGCGGCGAGGCCCAAAAGCCCCCCGGGCCGTTAAAGCAGAGGAGCGACGAGGCGGTCGAGGCcgcggaggagaggaaaggagacgacGTGAAGTCGGAGGGCCGTGAGGAGAGCGAGTCAGAAG agaGCTTCATCGAGGTGTCGGACGAAGAATTGAAAGAGGGCGGTGCAGACGGTTCACTTGTAATGGCTGGACAGAAAGGATCTCCACCTGAGGCCTGTAAAGATGAGACCAAGCCAGAAGAAAGACCAGATGACGGTTTGGAGAAGGCTCTcagtccagctgctgcttcggaggaggaggaggaggaggaggaggaggaggaggaagaggaggaagaagaagacgacacagagagacagactgagTTAAAGGACGGAACAGAGACAGAATCCACCTCAACTCACGCAATAAATGAATGGGAACACTTTGACGTG gaggagctggaggctctggagagctctctgcaggtggagcagagcAACCTGAGGGAgctgaaacagcagcaggagaggatGGCGAACACGGTCACCGGGCAGATGCACCTGGAGAGCCAG GAGCTGCTGCGGCTGTTCGGCGTGCCGTTCATGGTGGCGCCGATGGAGGCCGAGGCGCAGTGTGCCGCGCTGGACCGCGCTGACCACACCAACGGGACCATCACGGACGACTCGGACGTGTGGCTGTTTGGGGGGAGACACGTCTACAGGAACTTCTTCAGCCAGGACAAATATGTGGAACACTACCAGTACAGCGACCTGCAGAACCAACTGG GTCTGGACAGGACCAAACTGATAAACCTGGCGTACCTGCTGGGAAGTGACTACACAGAGGGCGTTCCGGGGGTCGGATATGTGACTGGCATGGAGATACTGAATGAGTTCCCAGGGTCCGGCCTGGAGCCACTCACACAGTTCAG TGAATGGTGGTCCGAGGTTCAGGAGAAGAAGCGCCTGGTGGCTGATCCTCGGGACACGAAGGTTAAGAAAAAGTTGAAGGCTCTGAAACTCTATCCTGGTTTCCCAAACCCGGCGGTGGCTCAGGCTTACCTGCAACCCGCCGTGGACCAGTCGGATAACTTCTTCAGCTGGGGACGCCCGCAGCCCGACTTGATCAAAGA ATTCTGTCTCAATCGCTTCGGCTGGAGCAgccggaggacggaggaggctCTTATGCCCGTGATCAAGCAGCTCAGCAGCCAGCAG ACTCAGCTGCGGATCGACTCGTTCTTCCGCATGGAGCAACGGGAGAAGCAGGCGATTCGCAGCGAGCGTCTGCGCAGAGCTGTCACCTGCCTaaagagaaaggagaggagagaaggagaggaggaggatgaagagggggGCAGCGGCGAGGAAAGGCCGTCCCCATCCACAGCTAAGAAAGGCAAGGAGGCAAGCAAGAGCCCAAAGGAGGGAGCGGAGCCGCGGCCTGTGGCAGGAGGAGGCTTCCTGGGATCGCAGGCGATTCTTGAATCACCTCTCCCATCGCTGAAGGAGGCGAGCAGCACCCGCCGGGAGTCTCGCTCGGCCAAAGCCGCCCCGCAGCCTGCGGAGGCCGCACCTCGGAGAGGCAGCAGCTCCAGTGAAGACAGCGACGGTGGGGCGGACGTCGCTATGGTTACAGCCCGATCCATCTTCGAAGGCAGCCGACGAGGCCGTGGAGCAAAAAGcgcaggaggccgaggaggcaggagaggaaaGGCACGGGGGAAGAAGTTTTGA
- the ercc5 gene encoding DNA excision repair protein ERCC-5 isoform X1, producing the protein MGVHGLWRLLETTGKPINPETLEGKILAVDISIWLNQAVKGVRDRDGNSVQNAHLLTLFHRICKLLFFRIRPIFVFDGDAPLLKRQTLAVRRQRKEELSRESKETNEKLLKTFLKRQAVKAALGDHSKDPLPSLSTVRRDEVDDMYVLPALPASEEAEKSSSEEDEELEQTDDGYQMYQGDSHGDPNSVDINSEEFTGLPPEMKHEILKDMKEFAKRRRTMYHKPPERSGEFSNYQLAGLLQRNHLNQRLRGVEKEMSQQSAGGAPQLGQRDGEEQGRSVESQRLVSEDYSHYILIKGSKTKEAAPESRPAAAAWSGSSAAGGSRRAADRPEPLWRPPCEAKAQVPGPSSAEPKASASQPSRGDASPPSPRTLEAIRAAMNDSSEEEEGETADRDQMDGSVSPRTRLAIQRALAEEEDTEHRTLLFSSPAGAPADIRRAVPPVVVSSSEEEGEPDGGMLPRENRDFAVKRSLLAGGSGDETGAAAVRRNEATAQKPNDRGADSEQKKQPTEETRRGSRGHTEKQQATTTEANCAAAFGRNTLSSNLSAQPGGEPLSGEAQKPPGPLKQRSDEAVEAAEERKGDDVKSEGREESESEESFIEVSDEELKEGGADGSLVMAGQKGSPPEACKDETKPEERPDDGLEKALSPAAASEEEEEEEEEEEEEEEEEDDTERQTELKDGTETESTSTHAINEWEHFDVEELEALESSLQVEQSNLRELKQQQERMANTVTGQMHLESQELLRLFGVPFMVAPMEAEAQCAALDRADHTNGTITDDSDVWLFGGRHVYRNFFSQDKYVEHYQYSDLQNQLGLDRTKLINLAYLLGSDYTEGVPGVGYVTGMEILNEFPGSGLEPLTQFSEWWSEVQEKKRLVADPRDTKVKKKLKALKLYPGFPNPAVAQAYLQPAVDQSDNFFSWGRPQPDLIKEYPFYVFVCLCVSITASRLLNRPFTFCLNRFGWSSRRTEEALMPVIKQLSSQQTQLRIDSFFRMEQREKQAIRSERLRRAVTCLKRKERREGEEEDEEGGSGEERPSPSTAKKGKEASKSPKEGAEPRPVAGGGFLGSQAILESPLPSLKEASSTRRESRSAKAAPQPAEAAPRRGSSSSEDSDGGADVAMVTARSIFEGSRRGRGAKSAGGRGGRRGKARGKKF; encoded by the exons ATGGGAGTGCATGGACtgtggaggctgctggagacCACGGGGAAGCCCATCAACCCCGAGACCCTGGAGGGAAAGATCCTGGCCGTCG ACATCAGCATATGGCTGAACCAGGCCGTGAAGGGGGTGAGGGACCGCGACGGCAACAGCGTCCAAAACGCCCACCTGCTCACTCTCTTCCACCGCATCTGTAAGCTGCTCTTCTTCCGCATCAGGCCGATCTTTGTGTTTGACGGGGACGCGCCGCTGCTGAAGAGACAGACCCTG gcggtgaggaggcagaggaaagAGGAGTTGAGCCGGGAGTCCAAAGAGACTAATGAGAAACTCCTGAAGACGTTCCTGAAGAGACAGGCTGTCAAAGCTGCACTTGGAGACcacag TAAGGATCCTCTTCCCAGCCTCTCCACTGTGAGGAGAGATGAGGTTGACGACATGTATGTTCTACCGGCCCTGccagcttcagaggaggctgaaAAAAGCAG ttcagaggaggacgaggagttGGAGCAGACGGATGACGGCTATCAGATGTATCAG GGAGACTCGCACGGGGACCCAAACTCCGTGGACATCAACTCGGAGGAGTTCACCGGCCTGCCTCCTGAAATGAAACACGAGATACTCAAAGACATGAAAGAGTTTGCCAAAAGACGCCGTACCATGTACCACAAACCCCCAGAG CGGTCAGGAGAATTTTCCAACTACCAGTTGGCCGGCCTGCTGCAGAGGAACCACCTGAATCAGCGTCTGCGCGGCGTGGAGAAAGAGATGAGCCAGCAGAGCGCCGGCGGCGCTCCGCAGCTCGGCCAACGCGACGGGGAGGAGCAGGGTCGCAGCGTGGAGTCCCAGCGGCTGGTTTCAGAGGACTACTCTCACTACATCCTTATTAAAG GCTCCAAAACGAAGGAGGCGGCGCCCGAGAGCCGACCGGCAGCTGCGGCTTGGTCCGGCAGCTCGGCGGCAGGCGGCTCCAGGCGAGCGGCAGACCGGCCCGAGCCCCTGTGGCGTCCGCCCTGTGAGGCAAAGGCACAAGTGCCGGGTCCGTCGTCCGCGGAACCCAAAGCCTCCGCGTCCCAACCGAGCCGGGGAGACGCGTCGCCGCCCTCGCCCCGTACACTGGAGGCGATCCGGGCTGCGATGAACGAcagctcagaggaggaggagggggagacggcggACCGGGACCAGATGGATGGCAGCGTGTCCCCGCGTACCCGGCTGGCGATCCAACGAGCTctagctgaggaggaggacaccgaGCACAGGACTCTGCTCTTTAGCTCACCTGCTGGAGCGCCGGCCGACATCCGCCGCGCTGTCCCGCCAGTTGTAGTCAGCAGCTCCGAGGAGGAGGGCGAACCCGATGGCGGGATGCTGCCTCGTGAGAACCGTGACTTCGCGGTGAAACGCAGTTTGCTCGCCGGCGGCTCCGGAGACGAGACGGGGGCCGCGGCTGTTCGGAGAAATGAAGCGACGGCGCAAAAGCCCAACGACAGAGGAGCGGACTCGGAACAGAAAAAACAGCCGACAGAGGAAACGCGGCGGGGAAGTAGAGGCCACACGGAGAAACAACAAGCCACGACCACAGAGGCGAACTGTGCTGCTGCCTTCGGTCGGAACACGTTGTCCAGCAATCTCTCTGCTCAGCCAGGTGGGGAACCCCTCAGCGGCGAGGCCCAAAAGCCCCCCGGGCCGTTAAAGCAGAGGAGCGACGAGGCGGTCGAGGCcgcggaggagaggaaaggagacgacGTGAAGTCGGAGGGCCGTGAGGAGAGCGAGTCAGAAG agaGCTTCATCGAGGTGTCGGACGAAGAATTGAAAGAGGGCGGTGCAGACGGTTCACTTGTAATGGCTGGACAGAAAGGATCTCCACCTGAGGCCTGTAAAGATGAGACCAAGCCAGAAGAAAGACCAGATGACGGTTTGGAGAAGGCTCTcagtccagctgctgcttcggaggaggaggaggaggaggaggaggaggaggaggaagaggaggaagaagaagacgacacagagagacagactgagTTAAAGGACGGAACAGAGACAGAATCCACCTCAACTCACGCAATAAATGAATGGGAACACTTTGACGTG gaggagctggaggctctggagagctctctgcaggtggagcagagcAACCTGAGGGAgctgaaacagcagcaggagaggatGGCGAACACGGTCACCGGGCAGATGCACCTGGAGAGCCAG GAGCTGCTGCGGCTGTTCGGCGTGCCGTTCATGGTGGCGCCGATGGAGGCCGAGGCGCAGTGTGCCGCGCTGGACCGCGCTGACCACACCAACGGGACCATCACGGACGACTCGGACGTGTGGCTGTTTGGGGGGAGACACGTCTACAGGAACTTCTTCAGCCAGGACAAATATGTGGAACACTACCAGTACAGCGACCTGCAGAACCAACTGG GTCTGGACAGGACCAAACTGATAAACCTGGCGTACCTGCTGGGAAGTGACTACACAGAGGGCGTTCCGGGGGTCGGATATGTGACTGGCATGGAGATACTGAATGAGTTCCCAGGGTCCGGCCTGGAGCCACTCACACAGTTCAG TGAATGGTGGTCCGAGGTTCAGGAGAAGAAGCGCCTGGTGGCTGATCCTCGGGACACGAAGGTTAAGAAAAAGTTGAAGGCTCTGAAACTCTATCCTGGTTTCCCAAACCCGGCGGTGGCTCAGGCTTACCTGCAACCCGCCGTGGACCAGTCGGATAACTTCTTCAGCTGGGGACGCCCGCAGCCCGACTTGATCAAAGAATATCCTttctatgtgtttgtgtgtctgtgcgtgtccaTCACAGCGTCACGCCTCCTTAACCGGCCTTTTACATTCTGTCTCAATCGCTTCGGCTGGAGCAgccggaggacggaggaggctCTTATGCCCGTGATCAAGCAGCTCAGCAGCCAGCAG ACTCAGCTGCGGATCGACTCGTTCTTCCGCATGGAGCAACGGGAGAAGCAGGCGATTCGCAGCGAGCGTCTGCGCAGAGCTGTCACCTGCCTaaagagaaaggagaggagagaaggagaggaggaggatgaagagggggGCAGCGGCGAGGAAAGGCCGTCCCCATCCACAGCTAAGAAAGGCAAGGAGGCAAGCAAGAGCCCAAAGGAGGGAGCGGAGCCGCGGCCTGTGGCAGGAGGAGGCTTCCTGGGATCGCAGGCGATTCTTGAATCACCTCTCCCATCGCTGAAGGAGGCGAGCAGCACCCGCCGGGAGTCTCGCTCGGCCAAAGCCGCCCCGCAGCCTGCGGAGGCCGCACCTCGGAGAGGCAGCAGCTCCAGTGAAGACAGCGACGGTGGGGCGGACGTCGCTATGGTTACAGCCCGATCCATCTTCGAAGGCAGCCGACGAGGCCGTGGAGCAAAAAGcgcaggaggccgaggaggcaggagaggaaaGGCACGGGGGAAGAAGTTTTGA